One window of the Cryptococcus gattii WM276 chromosome E, complete sequence genome contains the following:
- a CDS encoding Helicase, putative (Similar to TIGR gene model, INSD accession AAW43675.1), producing the protein MSFRQDKLILLLDSGSSQQIRQTAAKQIARIARASFDAATSKPDAKPHVDDDSSITLHSGGAEGDAWNDTLETISKILALYKSKSSETRHAAAQAIGLLAKNMPEYIQLAPISSVSLTSQPIDLLHILKNGQTLLASAGREYAAKPLPGDKARRRKAMMASVGLGDAVGWGDDTDKVLDDEDDDMEDVRKTAPPSREPSAPPPDVFEGLSARQITMLKRKKGTNIMEEANKMRRLNEKAVGTGSSSAAPSRANSPSLPESSMTPDLKTEIITIDPGAKARAAEAGGQIDPVIDADGNPLASSKTLTMISGQSPWTTVLLEVIPDLHDTTWQTRHGSALVIMEILRSLGASYATAHPELYVALSRQLLSLLVLDRFGDFVGDIVIAPVRETAAQTLGVVLKYISNPGVKEIHQTLMGMVKQPWAKRGKESDNLQKAEKFAWEVRHAGLLGLKYEVAVRGDLLSVKVEGDIKPDVEMGNFNLLDDVVNAAILALGDADDDVRTVAASALIPIAETLASQLPTEELARLLQSLWDCLAEGGDELGSSTGAVMDLLGALISYSQVVALLSADNNNLVSRVYTFLRHPIASVRLSVANILLAFSRLSSIPRQWSSDGYFSFMFQNLVLEERQDVRDVSFRAFETSLVEAAGMPEGVDGVFGGDVEDWYSIVMTPIGVALDTSLFRRPTKATGQTHNVDKAMMAGDMSLISMDTALQTRIAGAKALALLRRHKLTEINDIELLRQFLGSASSHQTFLASVIIQEWALDTESRVSDPFSFSLGTSNPDVESLSTLLIDRIGSPSPSTYHEMAMVLQRIYSECSALLTAFNVEGKLSKDKIPSLPKRIDPLSNAPDVFSIETAHHAVTTQFDILSGKLFKNAIKNALPSLQERRNKVMGSVGYFSIMKEKYDVQVMAGIAGALVALKVMPPKFGPVIKNLMDGVKKEENEILQKRDAFWVAAFIQYTTSPFFTGRVNPSDKVVKNLFTFLCLDTSVTPVFSPTAQGATEGIITLLEERAAAAVTNARKKDIVEESEEQIASRMTRRGALETFKAMAKRFGSNLFEKVPKFWEGISGALLANFVDGVNIEQVDQHLTTNVQAGQDLIDALTSLRLIAPELDPVLHNRMYNLFSPIITALQSSFSVVRNAAAQCLAAMCDVMTDEGMKRVVDDVVPLVGDAKKAYSRQGAVEAIHRIIKVLDLKALPYVLFLIVPILGRMSDPDEHVRLLSTSTFASLVKMVPLEAGIPDPPGFSADLLAKRDDERKFLMQLLDGSKAEQYQIPVEVKAELRQYQKDGVSWLAFLAKYQLHGILCDDMGLGKSLQSICIIASKHHERAERHKATQSIDSAHLPSLIICPPTLTGHWYHEILKFTPHLRPVQYVGSAFERTTLRRSLSSYDVVISSYESIRSDISEFSKFSFLYCVLDEGHIIKNTKTKLAAAVKQIKAQHRLLLSGTPIQNNVLELWSLFDFLMPGFLGNERTFNEKFSKPILADREGKATPKERKAAANALEALHKQVLPFLLRRLKEDVLNDLPPKIIQDYYCELSPVQQQLYDEFSRSKAAEEAGMEIEKPASKEGQGHVFQSLQYLRKLCNHPALVLDGEPQRFKEIQKKIGGGPGLHDLSHAPKMEALRQLLQDCGIGLPPDKLADDVTTHRVLIFCQLRPMLDIIEKDLFGTHMPTVSYMRLDGSTDPRKRHAIVQTFNADPRIDVLLLTTSVGGLGLNLTGADTVIFVDHDWNPMKDLQAMDRAHRLGQRKVVNVYRLITRGTLEEKIMGLQRFKLNIASSVVTQQNAGLGSMNTGEVLDLFKVSAEGEPAKAKSAAAGAVSMSKMLEELDELPPEDEYAELSLSNFLGKV; encoded by the exons ATGTCCTTTAG ACAAGATAAACTCATCCTACTTCTCGACAGCGGATCTTCACAGCAAATAAGGCAGACTGCAGCGAAGCAGATTGCTCGTATAGCTCGAGCTTCTTTCGATGCGGCCACGTCAAAACCTGATGCGAAACCTCACGTCGACGATGATAGTTCTATAACACTCCATAGCGGTGGTGCGGAGGGAGATGCTTGGAACGATACCCTAGAGACTATCAGCAAAATCCTCGCGCTTTACAAGTCGAAGTCATCAGAAACACGACATGCTGCCGCTCAGGCCATCGGATTACTCGCTAAAAACATGCCCGAGTACATCCAGTTAGCTCCGATCAGTTCGGTTTCTCTTACTTCACAACCGATAGATCTATTACATATTCTCAAAAATGGTCAGACGCTATTAGCATCCGCAGGTAGAGAATATGCTGCTAAGCCATTACCGGGAGATAAAGCCAGACGCCGGAAAGCTATGATGGCATCCGTTGGTTTAGGTGATGCTGTTGGATGGGGCGATGATACCGATAAGGTACTggacgatgaggatgatgatatGGAGGATGTGAGGAAGACTGCTCCCCCGAGTAGGGAGCCCTCGGCGCCCCCACCAGATGTTTTCGAAGGATTGAGCGCGAGGCAGATAACGATGCTTAAGCGGAAGAAGGGCACCAATATTATGGAGGAAGCCAACAA GATGCGTCGACTCAACGAAAAAGCTGTCGGGACTGGAAGTTCTTCAGCAGCGCCTTCTCGTGCCAattctccttcccttcctgAATCATCAATGACGCCCGATTTGAAGACCGAAATTATTACAATCGATCCCGGAGCGAAGGCTAGAGCAGCAGAAGCTGGCGGTCAAATAGATCCTGTTATCGATGCCGATGGCAACCCATTGGCATCTTCCAAAACTCTTACAATGATTTCTGGCCAATCCCCATGGACTACTGTGCTTCTTGAAGTCATTCCCGACCTACATGATACAACTTGGCAGACTCGTCATGGCTCTGCATTGGTTATTATGGAGATACTCCGTTCTCTTGGTGCATCTTATGCCACTGCCCATCCCGAGCTCTACGTCGCTTTATCTCGTCAGCTGCTCTCCCTCCTTGTTCTGGACCGTTTTGGTGACTTTGTGGGGGACATCGTCATTGCCCCTGTTCGTGAAACTGCGGCCCAGACTCTAGGTGTCGTGCTCAAGTACATTTCGAACCCCGGTGTCAAGGAGATCCACCAGACGCTTATGGGCATGGTGAAACAACCTTGGGCCaagagaggaaaggagTCCGATAACTTACAAAAGGCTGAAAAATTTGCATGGGAGGTGAGACATGCCGGATTGTTAGGCTTGAAGTATGAAGTGGCTGTGAGAGGGGATTTGTTGTCAGTCAAAGTGGAAGGGGATATCAAGCCTGACGTCGAGATGGGGAACTTCAACTTGTTGGATGATGTAGTCAACGCGGCTATCTTGGC ATTGGGAGACGCCGATGATGATGTGCGGACTGTTGCCGCTTCCGCCTTAATACCTATTGCAGAGACCCTTGCAAGTCAGTTGCCTACTGAGGAGTTAGCCAGACTTTTACAGTCGCTCTGGGATTGTTTAGCCgagggaggagatgagCTAGGTAGCAGTACAGGCGCAGTCATGGATCTTCTGGGCGCCCTTATATCCTACTCTCAGGTCGTCGCCCTCCTTTCTGCCGACAATAACAACCTTGTCTCTCGTGTCTACACCTTCCTTCGTCATCCTATCGCATCCGTGCGTCTATCTGTTGCCAATATTCTCCTTGCATTTTCACGCCTTTCTTCAATACCCCGACAATGGTCTTCCGACGGTTATTTCTCATTTATGTTTCAGAATCTTGTTTTGGAAGAACGTCAAGACGTGAGGGATGTTTCCTTCCGAGCGTTCGAGACGTCTCTTGTCGAGGCTGCTGGCATGCCTGAGGGTGTTGATGGTGTCTTCGGAGGCGACGTTGAAGACTGGTATTCCATCGTCATGACCCCCATTGGTGTTGCTCTGGATACCAGCCTCTTCAGAAGGCCGACAAAAGCTACTGGGCAGACACACAATGTGGACAAAGCAATGATGGCGGGGGACATGTCACTTATCTCAATGGATACGGCATTGCAAACAAGGATAGCTGGCGCGAAGGCTTTGGCGCTATTGAGGCGACACAAGTTGACCGAA ATCAACGACATTGAACTGTTGCGACAATTCCTTGGTTCAGCAAGTTCCCACCAGACATTCTTGGCTTCAGTCATCATTCAGGAATGGGCTCTTGATACTGAATCTCGAGTATCCGATCCATTCTCATTCAGTCTCGGCACTTCCAACCCGGACGTCGAGTCCCTGTCAACGCTCCTCATTGACCGTATCGGAAGTCCTTCCCCTTCGACGTACCACGAAATGGCAATGGTTCTGCAAAGAATCTACTCCGAATGTAGCGCTTTGCTTACTGCGTTCAATGTGGAAGGCAAGCTTTCTAAGGACAAGATTCCCTCATTACCCAAACGTATTGACCCTCTCAGCAATGCTCCGGATGTCTTCTCCATTGAGACTGCTCATCACGCTGTCACTACCCAGTTCGACATCTTATCAGGCAAACTATTCAAGAATGCTATTAAAAACGCACTGCCCTCTCTTCAAGAAAGGAGAAATAAGGTGATGGGTTCTGTTGGATATTTCTCGATCATGAAGGAGAAGTATGATGTACAGGTTATGGCGGGTATTGCAGGTGCGCTGGTGGCACTTAAGGTGATGCCACCCAAATTTGGACCGGTCATCAAGAACTTGATGGACGGCGtaaagaaagaagagaatgaGATCCTTCAGAAGAGGGATGCTTTCTGGGTAGCCGCTTTCATCCAGTATACGACGTCACCCTTCTTTACTGGGCGAGTCAATCCCTCGGATAAGGTTGTCAAGAATCTTTTTACCTTCCTTTGCCTCGATACTTCTGTTACTCCCGTGTTCTCGCCGACCGCTCAGGGGGCAACGGAAGGCATCATCACACTCCTCGAGGAGAGAGCAGCGGCAGCAGTTACCAATGCTAGGAAAAAGGACATCGTCGAAGAGAGTGAAGAGCAGATCGCAAGTCGCATGACTAGAAGAGGTGCATTAGAGACATTTAAGGCGATGGCCAAAAGGTTTGGTTCGAACTTGTTTGAGAAGGTCCCCAAGTTCTGGGAGGGTATTAGTGGTGCACTATTGGCCAACTTCGTCGATG GGGTTAACATCGAACAGGTTGACCAACATTTGACCACCAACGTTCAAGCCGGTCAGGATTTGATTGACGCTCTGACTTCTCTCCGTCTAATCGCTCCCGAGCTTGACCCTGTTCTTCACAACAGAATGTACAACCTATTCTCTCCCATAATTACAGCCTTGCAGAGCTCGTTCTCAGTTGTCCGGAATGCGGCTGCTCAGTGTCTCGCTGCTATGTGCGACGTGATGACAGATGAAGGCATGAAAAGGGTTGTAGATGACGTGGTGCCTCTGGTGGGTGATGCGAAGAAAGCCTACTCTCGACAGGGTGCTGTGGAAGCCATTCATC GCATCATTAAGGTCCTCGACCTCAAAGCTCTCCCGTATgtccttttcctcatcGTCCCCATACTGGGTCGTATGTCCGATCCCGATGAGCATGTCCGTCTGCTGTCGACAAGCACGTTTGCTTCCCTCGTCAAAATGGTCCCCTTAGAAGCTGGTATTCCTGATCCACCTGGCTTTTCTGCGGATCTTCTAGCgaagagagatgatgaaCGCAAGTTCCTCATGCAGTTGTTAGATGGCAGCAAGGCTGAGCAGTACCAGATCCCGGTGGAGGTCAAGGCTGAATTACGACAATATCAAAAAGATGGTGTCAGCTGGCTGGCGTTCTTGGCAAAGTATCAGCTGCATGGCATTCTCTGTGATG ATATGGGTCTCGGTAAAAGTTTGCAGAGTATTTGTATAATTGCGAGCAAGCACCACGAGCGCGCCGAACGCCACAAAGCTACCCAGTCAATCGATTCGGCccatcttccctctctcATCATCTGTCCTCCCACGCTCACGGGTCATTGGTATCACGAAATTCTCAAATTCACTCCTCATCTCCGCCCGGTGCAATATGTTGGTTCCGCCTTTGAACGTACTACTCTTCGTCGATCCCTTTCATCTTATGACGTCGTAATCTCCTCTTATGAGTCCATTCGTTCTGACATCTCCGAGTTCTCGAAATTCAGTTTTCTCTACTGCGTTTTGGATGAAGGGCATATCATCAAAAACACTAAGACCAAGCTAGCTGCGGCCGTGAAGCAAATCAAAGCTCAACACAGATTATTACTTTCTGGTACTCCAATTCAAAACAACGTGCTTGAGCTTTGGAGTCTGTTTGATTTCTTGATGCCTGGGTTCCTGGGTAATGAGAGAACATTCAATGAGAAATTCTCGAAGCCGATTTTGGCGGATCGAGAGGGAAAGGCTACTCCGAAGGAGCGTAAAGCAG CTGCAAACGCCCTCGAGGCTCTGCATAAACAGGttcttcccttccttctaCGTCGACTCAAAGAAGATGTCTTGAATGACCTTCCACCAAAGATCATCCAAGACTATTATTGCGAGCTCTCTCCCGTACAACAACAGCTCTACGACGAGTTCTCTCGCTCCAAGGCAGCTGAAGAAGCTGGTATGGAGATTGAGAAACCGGCATCGAAAGAAGGTCAGGGTCACGTTTTCCAAAGTTTACAGTACCTTAGAAAGTTGTGCAACCATCCTGCATTGGTATTGGACGGCGAACCCCAGAGATTTAAGGAAAttcagaagaagattggTGGCGGACCAGGATTACACGATTTATCACATGCGCCAAAGATGGAAGCTTTGAG GCAACTGTTGCAAGACTGTGGTATCGGTCTTCCGCCGGATAAGCTGGCTGACGACGTCACCACTCATCGAgtcctcatcttctgcCAACTTCGTCCCATGCTTGACATCATCGAGAAAGATCTTTTCGGTACCCATATGCCCACAGTATCTTACATGCGGCTTGATGGTTCTACTGATCCTCGGAAGCGACATGCCATCGTGCAGACGTTTAATGCTGACCCTAGAATTGACGTTTTGCTGTTGACAACGAGTGTTGGAGGTCTGGGTCTGAACTTGACAGGTGCCGATACGGTCATCTTTGTGGACCACGATTGGAACCCGATGAAGGATTTGCAGGCGATGGATAGGGCACATAGGTTGGGTCAGAGGAAGGTTGTGAATGTGTATAGACTGATTACTCGTGGAACATTGGAGGAAAAAATTATGGG TCTACAACGGTTCAAGCTGAACATTGCTTCGTCCGTCGTAACTCAACAAAATGCGGGTCTCGGATCTATGAACACAGGAGAAGTGCTCGACTTGTTCAAAGTCAGTGCCGAAGGCGAACCAGCAAAGGCGAAATCTGCTGCTGCGGGTGCAGTGTCTATGAGCAAAATGTTGGAAGA GTTGGATGAGCTTCCACCAGAAGATGAGTACGCAGAATTGTCGTTGTCCAATTTCCTCGGTAAAGTATAA
- a CDS encoding Hypothetical Protein (Similar to TIGR gene model, INSD accession AAW43677.1): MSALDSLLPTITRPSSLYVSDAPRTVPLLDTSSYSPFPTFPGSLKTSDPYGLNTFLLHPGDALWNYVDPIPDPHASASSGEEDDSDAPAKSRPQIVRRQKSMGLLRPSPLSQPSAAAEEKGEPEKSSGRKRSFSMGGESKLSPTEQKEVVDSFRTAALATPTREKSRLKKAFALGKKSGRKSETIPPVPTPPIPAVPTLPFTEDDPTAVPVTPLSTSSSSTSTTSSASSTSSSDDVKTPAEGQNNEIMIEGKVLAKALEAKSKKKGRGMWGWFGGKISKSDGSQASPKSSAKGTPSSSTVDLPTVPQSSPPQPKFQAAINHFPNRYPVEHTYLTNQLRASSLRKIAQLKAPSPHPFALALARQHRKLPDEVALSIQSGRRVFPKSVNSFTGLGDLSPAQGGLRVGLAVRDVMTKLDRGEQPQGTIMPRRNSRNNLVPRPKGVLNFINRPPFEQRNFVYFPDGMYSPISMARPGYGVWELRFSAYIQGLGELHEVSSMRGVERESKESFKIVQEERLEEAVEEKDVEGVQDAQGTLTALTADGGKPAFSPDCAEAPSSPSSSSPRVSSENLPPFLSARPISQRRISQSYDDEDDEPLILTKRRSQLLDAKPSQPTLTPSVDIRLRNISQSQAIRDRASNRLFYSPSPPIDHQAAILEVQRARERRELNRQGQNEKRAEAERLREKMKDRNIRSVSMMDFKSAPDLSARDKMPQHKRASSSGSKLDIAHLQQAHGTSPQMRYPPTPQRSNTQPMPTARGHDGQRRNVMSLVTSHPARQGTSFVLPFSNHNSKRSEDARAKTGLELEKDHSKSRFHSFYEQRGGSVGTSSLNRRLTQVTMVQPSSHPYVRQGTARGSMVFVSGVSGMGGSAGEKGSSRMA, from the coding sequence ATGTCCGCCCTTgactctcttcttcctACCATCACTCGGCCAAGCTCATTATACGTCTCTGACGCACCTCGTACTGTCCCTCTTCTCGACACAAGCTCCTACTCGCCCTTCCCAACCTTCCCCGGTTCGCTAAAGACCAGTGATCCTTATGGTTTGAACACGTTCTTGCTCCATCCTGGAGATGCTTTGTGGAACTACGTCGATCCGATACCGGACCCACATGCGAGCGCGTCGTcaggggaagaagatgacaGTGATGCACCTGCTAAATCTAGACCCCAAATTGTGAGGAGGCAAAAATCAATGGGATTGCTCAGACCTAGCCCTCTATCCCAACCTTCCGCCGCAGCggaagaaaaaggagagCCCGAGAAGTCATCAGGGAGGAAGCGAAGCTTCTCTATGGGTGGGGAATCGAAATTATCACCAACTGAACAGAAGGAAGTTGTCGACTCTTTTCGAACGGCCGCTCTCGCGACACCAACCAGGGAGAAGAGTAGACTGAAAAAAGCGTTCGCTttggggaagaagagcggACGTAAATCTGAAACCATACCGCCTGTGCCGACTCCGCCGATACCGGCAGTCCCTACTCTGCCCTTTACTGAAGATGACCCTACTGCCGTTCCTGTCACACCACTTTCCACGAGCTCCAGCTCCACCTCCACAACATCCTCAGCTTCGTCTACGAGTAGCTCGGACGACGTCAAAACTCCCGCTGAAGGTCAAAATAATGAAATTATGATTGAAGGCAAGGTATTGGCGAAGGCCTTGGAGGCCaaaagcaagaagaagggccGTGGCATGTGGGGCTGGTTTGGCGGTAAAATTAGCAAGAGCGATGGATCCCAAGCCTCGCCCAAATCTTCAGCCAAGGGTACTCCGAGCTCAAGTACAGTTGATCTCCCTACCGTTCCTCAAAGCTCGCCACCTCAGCCCAAATTCCAAGCTGCCATCAATCACTTTCCAAACCGATACCCAGTCGAACATACGTACCTCACAAATCAACTCCGTGCATCCTCTCTCCGAAAGATTGCTCAGCTTAAAGCGCCATCTCCTCATCCATTTGCCCTTGCCCTCGCTCGACAACACCGTAAACTTCCTGACGAAGTCGCCTTGTCCATACAGTCTGGAAGACGCGTCTTTCCCAAAAGCGTCAACTCCTTTACAGGACTTGGAGACCTGTCGCCTGCTCAAGGTGGTTTGCGTGTGGGATTGGCGGTGCGAGATGTGATGACCAAACTTGATAGAGGAGAGCAACCCCAAGGTACGATCATGCCTCGTCGTAATTCCAGAAATAATCTTGTTCCACGTCCAAAGGGTGTATTGAACTTTATCAACCGCCCGCCATTCGAACAGCGTAACTTTGTATATTTCCCGGATGGTATGTACTCGCCGATATCAATGGCGCGACCCGGATATGGCGTTTGGGAGCTGCGTTTCTCAGCGTATATTCAGGGACTTGGGGAGCTTCATGAGGTTTCAAGCATGCGCGGCGTGGAAAGGGAGTCGAAGGAATCGTTTAAGATTGTACAAGAGGAAAGGCTAGAAGAGGCTGTAGAGGAGAAGGACGTTGAGGGCGTACAAGATGCACAGGGGACGTTGACGGCTCTTACTGCCGACGGAGGGAAACCGGCTTTTAGTCCGGATTGTGCAGAGGCGCCATCATCGCCgagctcttcttcccctcgTGTAAGCTCCGAAAATTTACCGCCATTCTTATCAGCTCGCCCTATCTCTCAAAGACGTATCTCCCAAAGCTAcgacgatgaagatgatgagccTCTCATTCTTACCAAACGCCGATCACAACTCCTCGATGCCAAACCATCTCAGCCAACTCTCACTCCTTCCGTTGATATTCGCCTTCGCAATATTTCCCAATCACAAGCTATCAGGGACCGCGCTTCAAACCGTCTTTTTTATtcaccatctcctccaatcGACCACCAGGCTGCCATTCTTGAGGTCCAACGCGCTCGGGAAAGGCGAGAGCTTAACAGGCAAGGACAGAACGAAAAGCGTGCGGAAGCAGAAAGGTtgagggagaagatgaaagatAGGAATATCAGGAGTGTATCCATGATGGACTTCAAGTCTGCACCGGATTTGAGCGCCAGAGATAAGATGCCGCAGCATAAGAGGGCGTCGAGCAGTGGGAGCAAGCTGGACATTGCTCATCTTCAACAAGCCCATGGGACCAGCCCTCAGATGAGGTACCCACCTACTCCTCAACGTTCTAATACCCAACCCATGCCAACTGCCAGAGGACATGATGGACAAAGACGAAATGTTATGTCTCTCGTTACCTCTCATCCCGCACGTCAAGGCACATCCTTCGTGCTACCCTTTTCTAACCACAATTCTAAACGATCCGAAGATGCCAGAGCCAAGACTGGACTTGAGCTGGAAAAGGATCATTCGAAAAGTCGATTCCATTCGTTTTATGAGCAACGAGGGGGTTCAGTTGGCACGTCTAGTTTGAATAGGCGCTTGACCCAGGTGACGATGGTGCAACCTTCCTCGCATCCTTATGTCCGGCAAGGGACGGCTAGGGGATCCATGGTATTCGTATCCGGAGTGTCTGGAATGGGAGGAAGTGCtggagaaaaaggaagcTCTAGGATGGCGTGA
- a CDS encoding uncharacterized protein (Similar to TIGR gene model, INSD accession AAW43876.1), translating into MSKTLFFVATVAISAAVVRAQAAPNWQYIPSSCASQCAQTIESAYLCETTYTDGTEVYACFCNNFPSDASACATCLNSNDASAIASVLTSTQTACPSAISQCYFECDFPTCASTDVACQCDATYLENIYNCASCNTANGNTAATQISDFQSLQESCANQNYTGASESFTTKALPAIATNGYTAPSLSASGGGAAASDTGAVVIGTTSGAAGTTADAAATSDSAAASSSSSAASSSDDATTSSAAAAATTAASHTSAGTTAGSASHSTSHSASGSTSASASSNSSSSGAGMVTPAVGGVLAVAGAVLALL; encoded by the exons ATGTCCAAgactctcttcttcgttgCTACCGTAGCCATTAGCGCTGCTGTCGTCCGTGCTCAGGCTGCCCCCAACTGGCAATAC ATTCCATCCTCGTGCGCGTCCCAATGCGCTCAAACCATTGAGTCTGCTTATCTTTGTGAG ACCACTTACACCGATGGTACTGAGGTTTACGCTTGCTTTTGCAATAACTTCCCTTCCGACGCGTCTGCTTGCGCGACCTGCTTGAACTCTAATGATGCTTCTGCCATTGCCTCCGTCTTAACTTCCACTCAGACTGCCTGTCCTTCCGCCATCTCTCAGTGCTACTTTGAATGTGATTTCCCCACCTGTGCCTCCACCGACGTTGCTTGCCAAT GTGACGCCACTTACCTTGAGAATATTTACAACTGTGCCTCCTGTAATACCGCCAACGGCAACACTGCTGCTACCCAGATCTCCGACTTCCAGTCTCTTCAGGAGTCTTGTGCCAACCAGAACTACACTGGTGCCAGCGAGAGCTTCACCACCAAAGCTCTCCCCGCCATTGCTACTA ACGGATACACTGCCCCTAGCCTCAGTGCTTCTGGTGGTGGCGCTGCCGCTTCCGACACTGGCGCTGTCGTCATCGGCACTACCTCTGGCGCTGCTGGCACCACGGCCGATGCTGCTGCTACCTCTGATTCCGCCGCTGCttccagctcttcttccgctgcttcctcttctgaCGATGCGACCACCTCTTCTGCCGCTGCCGCCGCCACCACCGCTGCTAGCCACACTTCTGCTGGTACCACTGCCGGCTCTGCCTCGCACTCTACTTCTCACTCTGCCTCTGGCTCTACCTCAgcttctgcttcttctAACAGCTCTTCCTCTGGTGCTGGTATGGTTACTCCCGCTGTGGGTGGTGTCCTCGCCGTTGCCGGTGCGGTCCTCGCTCTGCTTTAA
- a CDS encoding ATP-dependent transporter, putative (Similar to TIGR gene model, INSD accession AAW43875.1) — MPASGELAIDCQSLTYSWKEGDDPVLENVNLELQKGDRCLLLGANGAGKSTLLRILAGKRLTKTRTCRILGQDVFMNPPGGVVYLGTEWSSNPVVRSDIVVSHFLDSVGGYRHKERRDRLLRILDVDLDWHMHEISDGERRRVQLCMGLMGEWDVLLLDEVTVDLDVLVRADLINFLISESETRGATIVYATHIFDGLKKFPTKVCHIQLGSTPRELVAWPPAGKGSQEETLFELALGWLREDRDLRRQKEKEKGRVRGPKTDVSVAPLRSRRLELTRKL; from the exons ATGCCAGCATCGGGTGAACTGGCCATCGACTGTCAAAGTCTCACCTATTCgtggaaagaaggagacGATCCCGTCCTCGAAAATGTGAACCTCGAGCTTCAAAAGGGGGATAGATGTCTGCTATTGGGTGCTAACGGAG CGGGGAAATCGACACTTTTGAGAATTTTAGCAGGCAAGCGGTTGACCAAGACGAGGACTTGTCGAATCTTGGGACAGGACGTATTCATGAACCCTCCAGGC GGTGTCGTCTATCTCGGAACAGAATGGTCCTCCAATCCCGTCGTTCGTTCGGACATTGTTGTTTCTCATTTCCTAGACTCTGTGGGTGGCTATAGGCACAAGGAGCGGAGAGACAGGCTTTTGAGGATTCTTGACGTCGATCTTGACTG GCACATGCACGAAATCTCTGATGGAGAGCGTCGTCGGGTCCAGCTTTGTATGGGACTTATGGGAGAATGGGATGTCTTGCTTTTGGACGAAGTGACTGTTGATCTGGACGTGCTCGTTCGTGCGGACTTGATCAACTTTTTGATCTCTGAATCCGAGACTAGAGGAGCTACTATTGTCT ATGCCACCCACATCTTTGATGGCCTAAAAAAATTCCCTACAAAAGTCTGTCACATCCAGCTCGGCTCAACTCCTCGTGAACTTGTCGCTTGGCCTCCTGCGGGCAAAGGGTCGCAAGAGGAAACACTTTTCGAATTGGCGTTAGGGTGGTTGAGGGAGGATAGAGATTTGAGAAGGcaaaaggaaaaggagaagggcAGGGTGAGAGGCCCAAAAACGGATGTGAGTGTTGCGCCCTTAAGAAGTCGTCGTTTGGAGTTGACAAGGAAGTTGTAG
- a CDS encoding uncharacterized protein (Similar to TIGR gene model, INSD accession AAW43874.1) has protein sequence MASPSPSAEELHLLYVLTDSNLPTGGFVSSSGLESFAKHGFLSSQYSYTNREFKDGIPGKKNMTSGLVDFARAEVSNYASTTGGFVKDAWSCVDNSRKASKAGNGIIGEEVQRVLQTIQVLDKYHECTLLSHVGRRSSKAQGVAMLTLFSRGLSRPTGIDEYLSEDGEGPGSTDEMGVKIVEGYKKMVILEKAPGHLAICWGVITAALGLPVDRALHLHLFLHARSLLSSAVRLNIIGPYASSQLLLHPYRDIIDQEVNKLRSCTTGIIEDPAEISGEEEDFWAWTEDAEKGPATTWPLGEVLMGRHDIQHSRIFNS, from the exons ATGGCTTCACCAAGTCCATCTGCTGAGGAGCTACACCTACTTTACGTCCTTACCGATTCGAATCTCCCTACTGGCGGCTTTGTATCCTCTTCCGGCCTCGAATCTTTTGCCAAACATGGGTTTCTTTCTTCACAATACTCTTACACAAATAGAGAATTTAAAGATGGTATCCcggggaagaagaatatGACAAGCGGCTTGGTGGATTTTGCCCGGGCTGAAGTGAGCAACTATGCTAGTACAACAGGAGGGTTTGTCAAGGATGCGTGGTCCTGTGTAGATAATTCCCGTAAAGCTTCCAAAGCTGGGAATGGCATAATAGGAGAAGAAGTGCAAAGGGTGCTTCAAACAATACAGGTGCTAGACAAGTATCACGAGTGCACGCTTCTGTCACACGTTGGTCGACGATCATCAAAAGCCCAAGGCGTAGCTATGCtcaccctcttctcccGTGGTCTGAGCCGTCCCACAGGGATTGATGAGTACTTGAGtgaggatggagaaggtCCCGGGTCGACCGATGAAATGGGCGTCAAGATTGTTGAAGGATATAAGAAAATGGTGATCTTGGAGAAAGCTCCGGGACATTTGGCTATTTGCTGGGGCGTTATTACTGCTGCCCTGGGGCTACCTGTTG ATCGAGCTTTGCATTTACATCTTTTCCTTCACGCACGgtccctcctctcctcaGCCGTCCGCCTGAACATTATTGGCCCATATGCTTCCTcccagcttcttctccacccCTATAGGGACATCATCGACCAAGAAGTTAACAAACTACGCAGCTGCACGACCGGTATCATTGAGGACCCGGCCGAGATAAGtggggaggaagaagatttcTGGGCATGGACAGAGGATGCTGAAAAGGGACCGGCAACTACATGGCCTCTTGGAGAAGTTTTGATGGGGAGACATGATATTCAACATTCGAGAATCTTCAACTCATGA